The region AAGAAGTTTATCTCGATATTTTCTCATAGCCTATCGGTCAAATTTTATTAAATAAAAAGCGACTTAAATTAATTGGTTTTAATTCAAAAAAGGAGACGATTGTCAGATGGATAGATTAGATGAATATCGCCAGATTATCCTAGATGTGCTAGAAGATCATGCTCGGATTCCCTACAGTCATGGAGAAATCAAAAGCACCGTTATTGTCGATCGCCTACAGAACAATTTTTTATTGATGGATGTAGGCTGGGATGGGGCAAAAAGAATTCATGGTTGTGTCGTCCATCTCGAAATTATCGACGGCAAAATTTGGATTCAACGGGATGGTATAGAAGAGGGAATTACTCCAGAACTTGTAGCCGCCGGAATTCCCAAAGATCGGATTGTTTTGGCGTTCCATCCGCCTCACGTTCGGCAATATACTGGATATGCGTTGGCGTAGTCTGGGATAGGCGATTTTAATCTGTGGTCGGTTGTTCGGAATCCTGTTGTAGAGACTGGCGATACTGTTTACCTAACTGCATTGCTTGAAAAATGTCGTAAAAATGTCGGATAAGAGCGGAAAAACTAACCCATCTGACCGATCTATGGACGCAGAAGTGTTGAAACTCGCTAGTCTTGAAACTCGCTGATGAACTGCTTTTCACCCATACAGGCGATCGTCTATGCTTCACAACCAGGAAGGATCTCTCGCCCGTCCGCTTCATCGACTTGTTAGCCTGCGTTTGTACCGATGCTTAGAACTACAACCGATCGATCGTTACCAACCCGCCCTGCGTAAACTGGACTACAAGCTCATGTTCATCCAGCAAAGCAGTTCCAACCAAGGGTCGCCGTCCTGTCGCAAACACACGAGCTTCTCGCTCCTCTCCGTTCCAAAGAATAATCGCTTTATGAACGGGCAGAATCACTCGGCTATTATCTGCCAAATTTGCACGCATATCGTATTTGAAAGGAAGATTCAATAATGCGACTGCTTCTGGTGGTAGACAAAGCTCATCTGTAAATCCTGTGTCTACTACGAACTCAATCGGGAAGTCAGCGCGATTGGGAATCCGAAATGGGATGCTAATAATTGCGTGTCCGTCAGCCACAATACCCGAAATCACTTGACCACACGCTCCATGACACCACCACCAAAAGCGGCAGCAACATTGTACCCAATTTTGATCCCGAAGAGTCGGGCATTGGGATGTTTCTCGCTCAAGTAGTCAGCAGCGCGTAAGCCATTTTCATCAACCCTGTAGTCACCTGTCTCAATGTCAATAATGACCATCTTGCCAATATTTTCTTCAATTTCCACTTCTGGGCGGATTCTGCTTTCGTACAGTCGATCTGCACGTTTGGCAACTTCTTCGCTGCTTAACAGGATCGCTTGCATAGGTTAACTCCCGATCGCTACACTACCCTCTGAACTTTTCCATAATACCTTACAAATCAATAGGATGGATATTGCCCACCCTACTTGCCTATCTAATTTACAAGATATTATTTAATTATCGCATCTACATAAAGAGTGCGAGCGCCTATCAGTAAAAAAGTAAGGTGCGAGCGCGGCTACGGCGGGTTTACCTATTTGGTTGGCGCAATTTCTGCGGGATGGGCGGTTAATTATTTTTGGATTGTTGATTGTTTTAGGAACGATATTTTTTCCTCAAGGTTTGGTAACACCGGAGTTGTTTAAGCGGTGGATGAGGAGGGATTCATAGAGGAACTGTCCAGTCCTCAGTCGTCAAGTCTTTAATTTGACTGAAGTCAGAAAGATTACGAGTTAGTAGTGTAGCATTATTAGCGATCGCGATCGCAGCTATTTTCAAGTCCATAGAACCGAGGCGAGGATAAGTATTTTTGAGACTTTTGAACGTTGAAGCGGCAGCACTTTCAAAGCCTATTACTGGTATGGCACAGAAGTTGGCAAGATGTTGCTGTAATTGCCGATATGCCTCCACTTGAGCCTCTAAAGAACGGGATGCAGCCATATAACTGAGCCACCCCCGTGTCTGCTCTTCATAAGTAACAATTGTAGTAGCTACTACTTCATTAGGATTGATGATGGACAGTCTTGCTAGTAAGGGTTGTGAGTCTTTTCCACTCCGTTCTAAGATGCTCAAATGGTCAGTATCTAAAAGGTACATTTTAATCTGTAGGAAGTTGTTCGGAATCCTGTTGCAAAGACTGGCGATACTGTTTTCCTAACTGCATCGCTTCCTCAAAAGCTGTACTTTTAGCAAAGGTTCCTGTAATTTTTTGCCACCAAGGAGTTGAGGTAGCAGGGATGGCGGGAATTAAACTTTTGAGATGTGCCACTTCAGTTTCTAATTGGGCAACTCTTTCTTCTAGTTTTGGTGTTGACATTTTTAAGTTCGATATTTAGGTCTTTTGCTATTATAGCGCTGTTGACTCAGACTGCACGGACTTGGAGACAGGCTGCGATCGCATCCACACTCCTCATCGATCGCTTATCAATAAAAAAGTAAGGAGCGATCGCATCCACACTCCTCATTGATCGCCGAGCGATAAAAAAGGAGGGCGATCGTATCCACACTCCGTGTCGATCGCCAAGCGATAAAAAAGCACTCGTGCGATCGCGTCCGGCCAATCAAGTGAAAATTAACCAACCTATTAGCTTTAAAACCCTGTACTACTACTTAAGTTCTAATAATCGGGTCTGGAGCAATATTTAAGCGTTTTGGCTGAAGTGAAGTTGCATACAGTTTATATCGTTCGCCGCCTTGCAATTGACGTTCAAGTGAATAACGAGCACCAGTTCCATCACCATATTCGGTATAGAAACGAAAGGTAGTAGATCCAGAAAAATTGCGACATTCATCAGGCTTTAAAGTCGCTCCATTACCGTTAACTTTGAAAGATGATTGTCCAGTTAGTCTGTTGCAGATAATAACTTGATTAGGAGCAATTTGAGCATTAACAGCCAGTGGCACAAATCCTAACAGAGTGCTCAAAGCAGTCAAAACGGCTGCATGGGTCGCATTACGCATTTGAATCAATCCTCCGTTGATGTCTAACGGTATATCGGCAAATCAAGTTATGACTCTTCAATCAAAACCCAAGCCTGATCGCTTTGTCAGTCGGATCAAGATCGGAACTTTTCCCCAAAAAGTTGCCAAAATGTCGGAAAAATGTCGGAAAGATCGGATAAGATCGGAAAAACCAACTTATCTGACCGCTCTATGGACATCGCAGAAGTCTTGAAACTCGCTGATGATCTGCTTTTCACCCATACGGGCGATCGCCTAGACCATCTGCAAGAAACAATAATTAAAGGAACTTTACAAGGTCAGAAATATGCCAAAATTGCCTCGGAGAACCATTTAAGTGAAGGTCATGTTCGAGATACAGCATCGAAATTATGGCAAAATTTATCCGATGTTTTAGGGGAAGATGTTAATAAATTAAATGTAGGCTCTATTTTAGAAAAAATTACTATTTCTAACAGTGTCTCATCTGGAAATTTTATTAGTTTTCATCAATTAAGTATTTGTTCGGAACGAAGGCGATCGCCTAAATCTTCTCCCTTCTCTAAACAAACTGAAACTAAACCTAATTTAGACCTAGATACTGCTCCAGCAATAACCACATTTTACGGACGTACTGAAGAAATCAATAAATTAAAAACCTGGATTATTGAACCTCATACCCGCATTATTACTTTACTCGGTATCCCCGGAATTGGTAAAACGACGCTGGCTATAAAACTAATCGAAGAAATCCCCGACCAATTTCAATATATTATTTATCGCAGTCTCCGTTTTTGTCCCAACATCGACACTTTTTTAACCGACTTACTACAAACTTCGTTCGCCTCTTCGACTCTCCCTAACACCCTTGACCAAAAAATTACTCAACTCCTTAAAATTTTACGTCAGTATCGCTGTTTAATTATCCTAGACGATCTGCAAATGCTGTTTCAACCAGGACAATTTGCCGGTCAATATCAAGCAAAATTTGAAGGATATTATCTCTTATTTAAACAAATTGCCGAATCATCTCATCCCAGTTGTTTATTTTTAATAAGTAGCGAACAACCAGAATGTTTAACTAGCGATCGCTCTAAATTTGTCCAGGTGTTAAAACTGTCAGGATTGGGAGAATCGGCTACCCAAATTTTAAAGGATAAAGAATTATTAGATGAAGAACATTGGCATAATTTAATTAAAAAATATCAAGGTCATCCCTTATGGTTAGAAATGACAGCAACTATGATTCACGAATTATTTGCTGGCAAGGTCACCGAATTTTTAACTTATCCTTCCTTGATATTAAGCAATGAAATCACATCTCAACTTAATCGTTTATGGATAAGATTAACCGATACAGAAAAACAGGTGATGAATTATTTAGCAAAACAAGAAGATGCGGTTACTTTGATGCAGGTATTACAGTTAATATCTCATCCTCCCACAGAGGTATTAAAAGCCATCCAATCCTTAAAAATACGTTGTTTGTTAGAAGATACACCAAATTGCGATCGATCTTCTTTACTAAAGATTAATTCAATTTTAAAATCTTATATCACCTCACACCCCTCATTACCAGGCTAAAAGCTCTCAGCACAGACTAGCCCAGTTATCTGCTTCTCCTGTCTTACCCCCCTCCCCGTCCACGGGGTAGGGGCTGGGGGTGGGGTTTAACCCCCTTGTTGAGAGCCAAACAAATGTTCTAGAATGCGAAGGCTCTCAGTTCGTAGCCCCGCAATTTCATTGTTTATCCTGACAATATCATTTTGCTGTTGCGCGACTATACGCAGCACTTGTAAGTGTTCTTGTTGTACTTCTAGCTGGCTATCGCGCAACCGAGCTATTGACTCCACTACATTTTGGAATCTCGTTTCACTCTGACGCTGTTGTTGTTGTAGATCTCGCTGACTATCGCGCAATTCAGCTATTGAGGAAGCTAAATTTTCGACTCTTGTGTCGCTGTGACGCTGACTATCGCGCAATTCAGCTATTGACTCTACTAAATCTTCGACTATTGCTTCAATGCGGTCGAGCCGATTGCTATCTGATGATTGAGTCATAAATTTTATTCTCCTATAGTTTTTCCTCAGAGAACCTCAGCAATTAAAATTATAGCTTTTTTTCGGGGTAAATCAACAAATTTACCCATCTTGTTGGGAGCCAAACAAATGTTCTAGAATGCGAAGACTCTCAGTTCGTAGCCCCGCAATTTCATTGTTGATCCTGACAATATCATTGTTTGTCCTGACAATTTCATTTTGCTGTTGCGCGACTATACGCAGCACTTGTAAGTGTTCTTGTTGTACTTCTAACTGGCTATCGCGCAACCGAGCTATTGACTCCACTACATTTTGGAATCTCGTTTCACTCTGACGCTGTTGTTGTTGTAAATCGCGCTGGTTATCGCGCAATTCAGCGATTGACTCAGCTAAATTTTCGGTTCTTGTTTCGCTGTGACGCTGGCTATCGCGCAATTCAGCTATTGACTCAGCTAAATTTTGGAATCTCGTTTCGCTGTGACGCTGGCTATCGCGCAATTCAGTGATTGACTCAGCTAAATTTTGGAATCTCGTTTCGCTGTGACGCTGACTATCGCGCAATTCAGCGATTGACTCTACTAAATCTTCGACTATTACCTCAATGCGGTCTAGTCGATTGCTATCTGATGATTGAGTCATAAATTTTATTCTACTATAGTTTTTCCTCAGAGAACCTACTCCTTCGCGGTAGAAGAATATTTATGGTGGTCGGGCGAAGCATTCCGGGAGAAAACTGATGTGTAAAGCGACAGATTATCGCCGGAATGCTTCGCCCCTACATAATCTTGTGGCGGTAAAGGAGTAAGCAATTAAAATTATCGCTTTTTTTTAGGGTAAATCAATGTCGATATAGCTTTTGTTGGGTTGAGGTAACGAAACCCAACCTACAATCCTACTCCCCCCTCTCCGTGTACGGAGAGGGGGGCTGGGGGGGTGAGGTTCTTTACCTACGCCTTAACGGAGCAGACAGACCAAGCAGAACACCTAAAACGATCGCAACCGCAAAACGATTCTCAGGCAGGATAAAAAGCGCCAGTAACCCCAGCAGAGCCCCAAAAAATAAACCTCTTTTGATACGTCCAATCAACTCGCTGTACTTCGGTGCAGGTTTTTCCTCTAGAGCTTTTAAGGTAATATCGGTGCTGTCAAGATCGGCGATAATTGTCTGAATTGGCTTGCCAGTTTCTCGTTCGATACGTGCGATCGCATCTCTATCTGCTTTGACTGGAGAAACAGACAATCGCACCAGCGATTCCTTAAGCGAGATATTAATTAAAGTTTGGGGAATGTCATTGCTACTCATAGGAAGTCCTGAACACAGATGTAGATGTAAATTTTCTGTGGTGCTTTTACTTTGAATTTTAAACTTTCAATTCTTCACCTCGTCGCGAACTTTGATATCCAGAAATGTGAAAATTAGGCCATTTCCGATTCCTCATTCCCGGTCTGTAAACATAACTTTGGGCAAGCAGCCACAGCCACAGTTGAGGATAGCGACCTTCTAACCAAGGCTGTTGACGCGCAAGCCAACTGGTGAACCAATCGCCCAGCAACCAGCCGATTAAAGTGCTGACGGTGAAGTCGAGATAACTTCCCAACCAACGCAGCATATCTCTAGCACCCGCCAATTCCCATATCCACACCAGTAAAGCTGGGTTTATTCGGGCGGCTTTGAGTGCTAGCCGATTAAAAGTCAGCCAGTCTATTCTGTCTTTAATGAAAGTTTCTGCCACATTTGGAGGTTCGCTAGCCAAAATCCCAAAAAAGGTATTCAGCATGGAGTTAATTCTTTGGGGTGGGAAGTAACGCCCGGTGGGAACCATCATGCCTTTGGAAAATAACCAAGTGACTGAGATATTGCTTTGATAAGCGCTAATTTGGTTCAAATGCTTTGCGCTTAAAAGGTCGTGTTTGAGGGCTGTATCCAAAAGATGTGTTAAACGCCCAAGATTGCGAACCAAGGAACCAAAGCCCGTGAAGACGAGGGGAGATTGGAGGGAGGCGGCGTCGCCAATAGCGATGAGTCGATCGATCGCAACTGTGCGATCGCTACTTCCTACGCTAAAATGGCCTGGAATATAACCAAACGTCGGCTTTTTCCACACCAGCTTATCTATATCGCAACGCCGATACTCCGGCAGAATCGTGAAAAAGTCTTCGTACATCTCCAGTAACGAACCGGGATTCTCTGAATTTACCTCGTGGTAATGAAACAAATAAATGGTGATATCATCCCCTTGGGCCGGAAATAGCTCCCAAATTAGCTGACGCCCTCGCGAAATATCCCCGTGACTGTAAAGAACATCCCCGTACTGGGAATCCCAAACTCCCGGCTCAAATCCGCTCAGTACCGCGCCTACCGTGGGACAAACACTGTCAAAAGCGCGACCTTTGTTCAGCTGCCAAGCTATGGGTGACGCGGTTCCCATCGCATCCACCAGCAGACGCCCTCTCGCCTGCCTGTATGCCCCAGTCGGCTGATGTTTCGCTTGCAAATCGACTTGCTCATCTCCGACATCCGCCCTGATAAACTCTGTCTCATCCCAAATTTCACCCCCAGCTGCCCTTAGTTTTTCCCCGCATACTCGCAGCAGTTTCTCCGCATCTAAGCCTACATTTAGCACTGTGGGCGTGTGTAATACTGACGCTTTCAGATGAGGGGGATTATTTGCATCAAAGAATTTACTAAAACCGTCTGCGTATTCTCGCGCAATCACGCTTTCAAATTCTGGTTGAGTAAATAAACCCAAATCGATTAAGCTTTGGAATTCATTGCGGGAAATATTCCATTCGCGATTCATCCGCCCAAAAGGCAACCGCTCCACCAACAGCACCCGATAGCCCAATTGCGCCATCACCGCTGCATGGATGACTCCCAAGGCTCCACCCACGTAGATGAGGTCATAATCGAGGTGTAAAAGAGCATTCTCCTCGGCCCCTCTGCCCCTCTGCTCCTCTGCCCCTCTGCCCCTCGGCCCCTCTGCCCCTCGGCCCCTCTGCCCCTCTGCCCCTCTGCCCCTCTGCCCCTCTGCCCCTCGGCTCTTTGTTTGGGAGAATATAACTTGCTTGGGTTCCTGGGGATTGCGGACACCTTCACGCCAACGTTGTTCCCACCAGTAGACGCGCCTGAGATCGAATTCGCCCTTGGGCATTTTCTGGAAGTAGCGAACTGTCTGGGGATAATAGGGAGCTAGCGCTTCAAAGATGGTTTGCTCCGACAGGTCAATCGCTGGTGGTTGCGGATACTGATGAGGAAACTTAGTTCTGAGTTCTCTAGTCAGGTTTTGCAAGATTTCCCTTTCTCTGGGGACAGGCTTATCTGCCCACCGGAAGACTTTTAAATATGTCGTTCGCTGCACTGACCAGACGAAAGCCAAAAGTTCTGGGGTTTCGGGAATATTTGTCACATGGTTTGTAGTATGAGGGAATCTGAGGCGAAAGCCGTCGGGGCCGATCGCTTTTTCGCCCCAGCCCGGTTCAAATCCTTCTTGTAACCAAGCACGGACGGCACCTGTATCCGGCGTCGGAATTTCTAAATACAGAATTTCTTTCATTTTGGGGATCGCGGTGTTGGTTAACTTACTTAGCAAGACAGAGTTGACAAAGGCTCAAAATACGGTAGACTTCCCAATACTCAACAATGTCTTAAAAAACTTTACAATTTTCTCATTTTTCTGAAACCACTAGATACCTTTGTGAATTCGCCATGAATTATCCTATTCCAGCCAGCCCTCAAGAAGTGGCAGATCTAAGGCAAAAACCTGTTGATGAAGAAATAGTCGCCGCTGCGATCGCAGGTGTGATTAAGATTTCCCGTTCCCAGGGCAAATCTTTAGACCAGTTAACCGCTGAATTACTAGCTGACGACAGGCTTCTGGATGGGGCGCAACGGCGTTGGCTGAGCGATGTCGTTACCCAAGCCTGGAAAAAGCTATCTTAGGCTTGTAATGTCCCTGCAATTGGTTAAAAGGTTGAATTAGACAATGCCTTTCCACTTCCTGCGTCAACTGAGCAAGCAAATTCTTCGGATCTGGCAGCAGAACGTAAGTCCCAAGCTGCTGCCACTGCTCTCCACGATTCGGATTGGGGGGCTGATTCTCGCAGCTTTGTCGCTGTGGGGATTTGCCGCTCTAGCAGAGGAAGTACTGTCCAAGGAAACCGAGGACTTTGACAGGGCGATTTTGCTGACGCTTTGGAGTTTGCACACGCCGCTGCTCGATCGAGTGATGCTGGCAATCACATTTATAGGCGAACCGTATGTGTTGCTCATTATATGTTTGGTCGCTGGAATTGCGCTCCTAATTCAGCATCGGAGAGCCCAAGCGACAACGCTGGCGATCGCAGGTTTGGGTGCGATCGTCTTAAATTATTTGCTTAAAGACTTATTTGCTCGTGCTAGACCCGCTCTGTGGGAACGCACCCTCGAATTAAATTCCTACAGCTTTCCCAGCGGTCACGCCATGATTTCCCTGGTAGTTTACGGCGCGATCGGCTATTTGCTGGCAATTCAATTCAAACGCTGGTGGGCATTGATTTTTATATTGACATTTTTATTAATTACTGCTATAGGTTTGAGTCGGCTTTATCTGGGCGTCCACTGGCCTACCGATGTGGTGGCTGGCTATGCAGCGGGACTGGTGTGGTTGCTTGCCTGCATCCTCAGCCTGGAAGTTTGGCGAGGAAGAAAGTCAGTTGGGAGCGTTTCGTCCTAAGAGAAATCTTTAGAAATCAGGTAGAAAATAATGATGGCAATAACTCCTTCTCATTGATAGTAAGAGCAATTATGTTTTAGCAAGCGTTTGAATCGCGTGAGTTGTATAAGTTCTACTAAAACATTCATAAAGGTAGAGATTATATTGGGCAACTTTTGTTAAAGTTCAGTTTACGACGAAAGAAACCCAAGCTGAGATTCAATCGAAACTCGATGAGGATGTCAGTCAGGCGAAGCAAAGGCTAGACAGAATTAGTCATGAAATCAGTATGTCGATCGCTGTCTAAGGCTTTTAACTAACAGCAATAGGGGAGTATTCCACTCCAAAAAGTCCGTCAGGTTCACGAGTCGCGCTATCGTGACCAATGGGAGTATGCACACGCAGTAAACGCCTTTATCAAAATTATTGGGCTAAGTTTGCTCGCGATCTCTGTGCTTGTAGAAACGCCGAAAAAGAGAGCGAACCCGCTATGAGCTATCAGAACAAACCAGAATCGGCGTTGGATCGGGAGCGGTGCGAGCCGAGAGCGCAGGGCTGGGAAAAGGCGCTACCTTCAGAATTTCCTTACCTTTGATTTGAGAACTAGGTCGATCGAGCTTGATGCGATGGTAGAGAAACGATTATGTGTGTCCAATTATAGATAACATTCTAATCTAAACTCTTCCAAGAGATAGATGATATTTAAAGGTTTTAATTCTAATATACAAGGACAACATGAAAACTCACCATAAATAATGACCGCACTCATAAACAAGTGGAATGATACTAATAAAAATATTAGCTATTTTCTCCAAAAAGCTCCCTCTCACTAGCAACAAATATTTGTGTAACTGATTGAGTTCAATTCATACCTTTTATTACATTTACAGGAGAAACTCATGGAAAATACATTGTTCGATCGAACATTCCGGGACAGCGAAGGCAAAATTGCGATCGCTCAACCGCCAAATCTACCACTGATTGTCTGGATTGTAGCTACTTTGTTAAAGCTCATTGTTACAACAGGTAAAATTAATCTAGGGTTGGAGCTAGTAGCTTTTGGCTCGTTGTTTACTTGGGCTTGGGAAGAATTATTTCAAGGCGTTAATTACTTTCGTAGAGCATTAGGTCTAATTGTGCTTGTTGGTCTGATTGCGTCGAAGCTTTTATAAGTAGGTAAGCATCAATAAATTCTATCAACCATGACCTTACCTCAAACATCTACGCAAACTCTGGTCAAAGCTAAACTTTCCCACCGTGGCGCAAGCAATGCCAAAAACAATGCGCCGTAATGCTCAAAGTCAAGATGAAGGACGCTTAGTAATCTTGAGCGTAGTTACTGCTGCTGCCTGTGCCAGCATATTAGCGATCGCCTTTATCTTGAAAGAAGCAAAAGGAAAAGATGTAAGTATAGTTATTCCCCATGTAATTCTGGCAGTGGTAACGATTATTGGGTCATGGTTACTCGTTCACACTATTTTGGCAATGCACTATGCTCACGAATATTATCAGGATCGTAAAACTCAGAGTGATTCTAAAGCTGGAGGGCTAGATTTTCCCGAAGATATTGAACCCGACTACTGGGATTTTTTATATTTCTCTTTTGTTATTGGCATGACCAGCCAAGTTTCAGATGTAGAAATTACCTCGCGATCGCTGAGACGATTAGCTTTACTCCATAGCATTCTCTCCTTTTTCTTCAATACCGCAATTGTAGCAATGAGTATTAATATTATTGCTGG is a window of Argonema galeatum A003/A1 DNA encoding:
- a CDS encoding XisI protein, which produces MDRLDEYRQIILDVLEDHARIPYSHGEIKSTVIVDRLQNNFLLMDVGWDGAKRIHGCVVHLEIIDGKIWIQRDGIEEGITPELVAAGIPKDRIVLAFHPPHVRQYTGYALA
- a CDS encoding clan AA aspartic protease, which gives rise to MISGIVADGHAIISIPFRIPNRADFPIEFVVDTGFTDELCLPPEAVALLNLPFKYDMRANLADNSRVILPVHKAIILWNGEEREARVFATGRRPLVGTALLDEHELVVQFTQGGLVTIDRL
- a CDS encoding type II toxin-antitoxin system VapC family toxin; translation: MYLLDTDHLSILERSGKDSQPLLARLSIINPNEVVATTIVTYEEQTRGWLSYMAASRSLEAQVEAYRQLQQHLANFCAIPVIGFESAAASTFKSLKNTYPRLGSMDLKIAAIAIANNATLLTRNLSDFSQIKDLTTEDWTVPL
- a CDS encoding NACHT domain-containing protein, giving the protein MSERSDKIGKTNLSDRSMDIAEVLKLADDLLFTHTGDRLDHLQETIIKGTLQGQKYAKIASENHLSEGHVRDTASKLWQNLSDVLGEDVNKLNVGSILEKITISNSVSSGNFISFHQLSICSERRRSPKSSPFSKQTETKPNLDLDTAPAITTFYGRTEEINKLKTWIIEPHTRIITLLGIPGIGKTTLAIKLIEEIPDQFQYIIYRSLRFCPNIDTFLTDLLQTSFASSTLPNTLDQKITQLLKILRQYRCLIILDDLQMLFQPGQFAGQYQAKFEGYYLLFKQIAESSHPSCLFLISSEQPECLTSDRSKFVQVLKLSGLGESATQILKDKELLDEEHWHNLIKKYQGHPLWLEMTATMIHELFAGKVTEFLTYPSLILSNEITSQLNRLWIRLTDTEKQVMNYLAKQEDAVTLMQVLQLISHPPTEVLKAIQSLKIRCLLEDTPNCDRSSLLKINSILKSYITSHPSLPG
- a CDS encoding flavin-dependent dehydrogenase, with the translated sequence MKEILYLEIPTPDTGAVRAWLQEGFEPGWGEKAIGPDGFRLRFPHTTNHVTNIPETPELLAFVWSVQRTTYLKVFRWADKPVPREREILQNLTRELRTKFPHQYPQPPAIDLSEQTIFEALAPYYPQTVRYFQKMPKGEFDLRRVYWWEQRWREGVRNPQEPKQVIFSQTKSRGAEGQRGRGAEGQRGRGAEGPRGRGAEEQRGRGAEENALLHLDYDLIYVGGALGVIHAAVMAQLGYRVLLVERLPFGRMNREWNISRNEFQSLIDLGLFTQPEFESVIAREYADGFSKFFDANNPPHLKASVLHTPTVLNVGLDAEKLLRVCGEKLRAAGGEIWDETEFIRADVGDEQVDLQAKHQPTGAYRQARGRLLVDAMGTASPIAWQLNKGRAFDSVCPTVGAVLSGFEPGVWDSQYGDVLYSHGDISRGRQLIWELFPAQGDDITIYLFHYHEVNSENPGSLLEMYEDFFTILPEYRRCDIDKLVWKKPTFGYIPGHFSVGSSDRTVAIDRLIAIGDAASLQSPLVFTGFGSLVRNLGRLTHLLDTALKHDLLSAKHLNQISAYQSNISVTWLFSKGMMVPTGRYFPPQRINSMLNTFFGILASEPPNVAETFIKDRIDWLTFNRLALKAARINPALLVWIWELAGARDMLRWLGSYLDFTVSTLIGWLLGDWFTSWLARQQPWLEGRYPQLWLWLLAQSYVYRPGMRNRKWPNFHISGYQSSRRGEELKV
- a CDS encoding phosphatase PAP2 family protein; translation: MPFHFLRQLSKQILRIWQQNVSPKLLPLLSTIRIGGLILAALSLWGFAALAEEVLSKETEDFDRAILLTLWSLHTPLLDRVMLAITFIGEPYVLLIICLVAGIALLIQHRRAQATTLAIAGLGAIVLNYLLKDLFARARPALWERTLELNSYSFPSGHAMISLVVYGAIGYLLAIQFKRWWALIFILTFLLITAIGLSRLYLGVHWPTDVVAGYAAGLVWLLACILSLEVWRGRKSVGSVSS
- a CDS encoding DUF1345 domain-containing protein produces the protein MAQAMPKTMRRNAQSQDEGRLVILSVVTAAACASILAIAFILKEAKGKDVSIVIPHVILAVVTIIGSWLLVHTILAMHYAHEYYQDRKTQSDSKAGGLDFPEDIEPDYWDFLYFSFVIGMTSQVSDVEITSRSLRRLALLHSILSFFFNTAIVAMSINIIAGLIE